One Janthinobacterium sp. TB1-E2 genomic region harbors:
- a CDS encoding RNA methyltransferase, which yields MKTITSRDNAQYKDLLKLAGSSQARRKSGRTLLDGVHLCQSYLQLRGMPEQCIVSESALQNAEVAEIVGQLESQRAHVLGLPDALYKAVSQVEHGVGVMFLIETPERAVTQPLSVSAVLLDNLQDPGNVGSILRSAAAAGITQVYCSAGTAFCWSPKVLRAAMGAHFVLDIFENVDLAALVAGAKVATLATSGYATKQLYDVDLRQPVAWLFGHEGQGVADDLLAMATHQVVIPHLGQIESLNVAACAAVCFFEQLRQGQS from the coding sequence ATGAAGACGATTACCTCGCGCGACAATGCGCAATACAAGGATTTGCTGAAGCTGGCGGGCAGTTCGCAGGCGCGCCGCAAGTCGGGCCGCACCTTGCTCGACGGCGTGCACCTGTGCCAGTCGTATCTGCAGCTGCGCGGCATGCCCGAGCAGTGCATCGTCAGCGAAAGCGCCTTGCAAAATGCGGAAGTGGCGGAGATCGTCGGCCAGCTGGAAAGCCAGCGCGCGCATGTACTGGGTTTGCCCGACGCGCTGTACAAAGCCGTGAGCCAGGTCGAACACGGCGTGGGCGTGATGTTCCTCATCGAGACGCCGGAACGGGCCGTCACGCAGCCGCTGAGCGTATCGGCCGTGCTGCTCGATAACCTGCAAGACCCGGGCAACGTGGGGTCGATTTTGCGCAGCGCGGCGGCGGCCGGCATCACGCAGGTGTACTGCAGCGCCGGCACGGCCTTCTGCTGGTCGCCGAAGGTGCTGCGCGCGGCGATGGGCGCACACTTCGTGCTCGATATCTTTGAAAACGTCGACCTGGCCGCGCTCGTTGCGGGCGCCAAGGTGGCGACCCTGGCTACCAGCGGCTACGCCACAAAGCAGCTGTACGACGTCGACCTGCGCCAACCGGTCGCCTGGCTGTTCGGCCATGAAGGGCAGGGAGTGGCCGACGACCTGCTGGCTATGGCGACGCACCAGGTGGTTATTCCCCACCTGGGCCAGATCGAATCGCTGAACGTGGCCGCCTGCGCCGCCGTCTGCTTCTTCGAGCAGCTGCGCCAGGGCCAGTCCTGA
- a CDS encoding aminotransferase class V-fold PLP-dependent enzyme: MSFPPLADGAARDEAWWRQVAALYPAPPDAIVNLEHGYFGAMAAPVQAAFEQAVRYTNEQLSPFVRGEFTRTHVDILRQRVAALIGAQPHEILLTRSGTESMQVLITQYHALAPGDTVLWSNLDYPAMRTAMRWLAQRRGVTSTQVTLSLPISDDEIIARYAQAMRQAVNPKLLLLSQVTPANGQQLPLKDIMALAREHGIDVLLDSAHALGQVDVDVQAMGVDFAGFNLHKWLGAPAGLGVVYIRASQLHKIEPHCGDDDYPLDDIRSRLHMGMPPIGAILAAPAALDFHARLGGTPAKNERLAWLRNYWVSRAAQLPGVRMLSPLDARRGTALVAFAVDGMSARDLQQALLQRFGVFTVQRNIGDTDVVRATVAITTTTGELDQLVAALMVLSSEATT; this comes from the coding sequence ATGTCTTTTCCTCCGCTTGCCGATGGTGCCGCACGTGACGAGGCCTGGTGGCGCCAGGTAGCCGCGTTGTATCCCGCGCCGCCGGACGCCATCGTCAATCTCGAACATGGCTATTTCGGCGCCATGGCCGCGCCCGTGCAAGCGGCGTTCGAACAGGCCGTGCGCTACACCAACGAGCAACTGAGCCCTTTCGTGCGCGGCGAGTTCACGCGCACACATGTGGATATCCTGCGCCAGCGCGTCGCCGCGCTGATCGGCGCGCAGCCGCACGAGATCCTGCTGACCCGCAGCGGCACCGAATCGATGCAGGTGCTGATCACGCAATACCACGCCCTGGCGCCCGGCGATACGGTGCTGTGGAGTAATCTCGATTATCCGGCCATGCGCACGGCCATGCGCTGGCTGGCGCAGCGCCGTGGCGTCACCAGCACGCAAGTCACATTGAGCCTGCCCATCAGCGATGACGAGATCATCGCCCGTTACGCGCAAGCCATGCGCCAGGCCGTCAATCCAAAATTGCTGCTGCTGTCGCAGGTGACGCCGGCCAACGGCCAGCAACTGCCGCTCAAGGACATCATGGCGCTGGCGCGCGAGCACGGCATCGACGTGCTGCTCGACAGCGCCCATGCGCTGGGACAGGTCGACGTGGACGTGCAGGCCATGGGCGTCGATTTCGCCGGTTTCAATCTGCACAAATGGCTGGGGGCGCCGGCGGGACTCGGTGTCGTGTATATCCGCGCATCGCAGCTGCACAAGATCGAGCCGCATTGTGGCGACGACGATTATCCGCTGGACGATATCCGCAGCCGCCTGCACATGGGCATGCCGCCGATCGGCGCCATCCTGGCCGCGCCTGCCGCGTTGGATTTCCATGCGCGCCTGGGCGGCACGCCGGCCAAGAACGAACGCCTGGCCTGGCTGCGCAATTACTGGGTCAGCCGCGCCGCGCAACTGCCGGGCGTGCGCATGTTGTCGCCGCTCGATGCCAGGCGTGGTACGGCGCTGGTCGCCTTTGCAGTCGATGGCATGAGCGCGCGCGATCTGCAGCAAGCCTTGCTGCAGCGTTTCGGCGTCTTTACCGTGCAGCGCAATATCGGCGATACCGATGTCGTGCGCGCCACGGTCGCCATCACGACCACCACCGGTGAACTCGATCAGCTGGTGGCC